TGTCTCAATCCGCCCGTGATTTGGGAAAACGGAAAATGGTTCACCACTGCGCCGTTCTCCGAACCGGAAGTGTTCGACTTCCCCGAGATCGGACCTGTGGAAGTGGTCAATGTGGAGCATGAGGAAGTTCTGCTCGTCCCGCGCTGGGTCAAGACCAAACGCGCTACTTTCAAGTACGGTCTGGGCGACCAGTTCATCGGTGTGTTGAAAACACTGCACATGCTTGGCTTGGATAACAAGGAAAAGATCAACGTCAAAGGCGTGCAGGTCGCGCCTCGAGATGTGGTGGCGGCTTGTTTGCCTGATCCCGCCCATCTCGGAGACAAGATGAAAGGGAAGACCTGCGCGGGAACGTACGTCAAAGGCTCAAAAGACGGAAAGAAACGGGAGGTCTACCTTTATCAGGTTGCGGATAACGAAGAGTGCATGAAGACCTGGGGTTGCCAGGCGGTTGTTGCGCAGACCGCATTCTCGGCAGTGATCGCGATGGATCTGCTCAAACACGGCATTTGGAAGGGAGTCGGCGTTCTCGGACCGGAAGCGTTCCCGCCGGACCCGTTCATGGAAGAGATGGATGATTACGGCTTCCCGTATGGCATGAAAGAAATGACCAGGGAAGCCGCGGTGTAACGTAAAAAGCGGACAAACGTGAGAGCGTTTGTCCGCTAATTTTTTTTGCGGGTGATTCCCGCGTTCATCAGTGGAGGGCACTGTGGAAGAGTATGCGTACTCTGGGTTGATCATCGGGGGCATCGTCGTCATTCTGTTGGTCCGTTTGGCGATCGGGTATTGGGCGTCGAAGCGGGTGCAGACAACCAACGACTATGTCCTGGCGGGTCGCCGCCTGCCCATCTGGATGGCGGCGCCATCCATCATGGCAACATGGTTTGCCGCGGAGACCCTGATGGGTTCCAGTTCTGAGGCATACAAATATGGGTTGCAAGGTGTCATCTTCGATCCATTTGGGGCGACGATGTGTTTATTCCTCTCAGGTCTTTTGATCGTGCGGCTGGCGCGCCGCGCACAATACGTGACGATCATGGATTTCTTCCAACAGCGTTACGGCACAACGATGTCGGTGGTGGGGACGATCGCGCAGATCATCGGCTATTTCGGCTGGACGGCTGCGCAGATCGTGGCAGGCGGTGCGATCCTTCAAGCACTCCTTGGTTGGGATTTGTCGGTCGGCATGGTGATGGTGGCGGGCATCGTTACCATCTATACGATGGCAGGCGGTTTGTGGGCGGATACTGCGCTCGATTTCATGCAAATGTTTCTGACCATGGGCGGCCTGTTGATCATTTTCACAGGCATTCTCTGGGGCGTCGGCGGTTTCGATAACTTCCTCGGCATGGCAGGCGCGCAATACACGGATTATCCCTTTGCAATGGGACCGACCGAAGCGGAAGGATACCTCGGCTATTCGGGCCACATGGGCTGGTTCTATTACGCCGCTGCGTGGATGGCGATCGGCCTGGGCAGCATTCCCGCACAGGATTATCTCCAGCGCACCTGCGCCGCCAAGAACGAGAATGTGGCGGTCAAGTCCACCTACATTGCGGCGTTTCTGTATATCACTTTCGGCGTGTTATCCCCGTTCATTGGGATGGCGGCTTACTCTGCGATTGGGCCGGATATCCAGGCGGAACAAACCCAATTCGTGTTGATCTCGATGGCGATGAAGTACCTGCACCCGATCCTGACCGCTCTTTTCGTGGCGGCATTGGCTTCTGCGTTGATGAGCACCTCCGATTCGTCCATGCTGGCTGGGGCGACGATGTTCACCGAGAATATCGTCAAGGTCTTCAAGCCTGACCTTTCTGATAAAGCTCAACTGTTCCTGACGCGCGCCGCGTTGATGGTCAGCGGTGTGCTGAGTTTGATGATCGCGTTATGGGCAGAGACGATCTATGAACTGGCGGTGCTGGCGAACACCTGCATCCTTGTGGGTATGGTCGCGCCCTATGTCATCGGTTTATATTGGAAGAAAGCCAATCACATCGGGGCATTGGCCTCGTTCTTCTCGGGTTCGATCTCGTGGGGCTTGCTTTCGGTCTATTATTACAACGCTCCCGGAACCGGGACGTTTGCCATTTGTGAAGGCGATTTATACTGCTCCTTGTGGGATGCAGTGTATATCGCCTCGACCCCGGCGTTCCTCATCTCGGTGGTGGCGTTCATCGTGACATCGCTTGCCACGGGTAAGATCGACCCGCCCAAGATATTGAAGAATATTTACGGCAAGCCGGTGGATATGAAACACGCGCTGGGCTGGAGTCACCTCAACAAAGAGCCGAAAGAGGCAACCGCGGCAGATTAGCCAGCGATAGTGTGCTCCGGGTATTCACCCGGAGCACACTTCCCTCGGGATGGGTAATGCTGAATGAATAAGGGGCAGCCGTCAGTTGGGTAAGGAAGCGTGGCGGCTCATGTAGGAAAAAACTTAATCGAAACTGCAAGCCTGTCGATTTCGGAAAAATCCAGTTGTGAAAAGCCCTGCCGATTCGATATAATCCGGTAAAACAACTTATACGGAGGATGTCATGCCGAACGGTTATAACGGGAAGATCCTGCACGTTGATTTGACGAACGGCGCGTTTACGGTCGAAGAGCCGGACGAGGCTTTTTACCGAAAATATCTGGGCGGATCCGCGATGGGAATGCATTACATCCTGCGCGATATGCCGAAGGGCGCCGACCCTCTGGGACCGGAGAACATACTGACGCTGTTTACCGGCGTGACAACGGGTGCTGCGATCTCGGGTCAGAGTCGCATCAATGCAAACGCCAAGTCACCGATCAGCGGCGGGATCGGGGATTCGCAGGGCGGTGGATTCTTCCCCGCCGAGATGAAATTTGCCGGTTTTGACGGAATTGTCTTGAAAGGAAAATCAGCGAAGCCAGTTTATTTGTGGATCAAGGACGGCGAGTACGAGCTCCGCGATGGCGCGCATTTAATGGGCAAAATTACGGGAGAAGTTGAAGGGATTCTGAAGAAAGAACTCGGCGATGATAAGATCGAGATCTTGCAGCACGGGCCCGCTGCCGAGAACGGTGTGCTGTTCTCTTCGCTGGTCTCGATGTCGAATCGAAATAACGGGCGCACTGGCATGGGACTCGTGATGGCGTCCAAGAATCTCAAGGCAGTCGTTGTACGCGGAAAGAAAAAACCGACTCTGGCGAATTCGAAAGCGCTGGCTGCCTTGAATAAAACAGGTCCGAAGATTCTTCCCGACAATCCCGATATGCCGGGTCTCGCTGAAGAGGGGACTGCGACCGTTGTTCTGTTCCAAAACACGATCGGCTCGCTTCCCACACGCAACTATAACGAAGGTCAGTTCGAACATTGCGAAGACATCAGCGGCACGCGCATGAAGGAAACAGTGTTGAAAGACCGCGATACCTGTTATGCCTGCGTGGTGCGTTGCAAGCGCGTGGTCGAGATAAAGGATGGCGCGTACCGGGTCGACCCAAAATACGGCGGCGCAGAATATGAAACCCTGGGCACATTCGGCTCATATTGCGGCATCAACGACATGGCGGCGATCAATCTTGCCAATCAGATGTGCAATGAATACGGCGTGGACACGATCGCTGCAGGCGCGACCATTGCATTTGCGATGGAATGCTTCGAAAAAGGCGTCATCACGAAGGAGCAGGCGGGCGGTCTTGACCTGAAATTTGGAAACGCCGATGCGATGCTCAAAGCGCTCGAAATGATGCTGAAAGGCGAAGGCGATCTCGGCAGGACGCTGGGCATGGGGTCGGAGCGTGCGGCAAAGAAATGGGGCAACGGCGCGGATGAAT
This portion of the Anaerolineales bacterium genome encodes:
- a CDS encoding saccharopine dehydrogenase NADP-binding domain-containing protein — encoded protein: MKVLLVGVGGVGEAIAAIAKPRKWMELMVLADYNVKRAEEVQKKLGDPKRFPVEFIDAGKQADIEALAKKYGVDLIMNAVDPVFNKQIFDAAFNVGATYMDMAMTLSEPHPTDPFNQPGIKLGDYQFDKAKDWEAKNLLALVGIGVEPGMADVFARYAADHLFDEIDEVGIRDGANITIEGYEFAPNFSIWTTIEECLNPPVIWENGKWFTTAPFSEPEVFDFPEIGPVEVVNVEHEEVLLVPRWVKTKRATFKYGLGDQFIGVLKTLHMLGLDNKEKINVKGVQVAPRDVVAACLPDPAHLGDKMKGKTCAGTYVKGSKDGKKREVYLYQVADNEECMKTWGCQAVVAQTAFSAVIAMDLLKHGIWKGVGVLGPEAFPPDPFMEEMDDYGFPYGMKEMTREAAV
- a CDS encoding sodium:solute symporter family protein, with the protein product MEEYAYSGLIIGGIVVILLVRLAIGYWASKRVQTTNDYVLAGRRLPIWMAAPSIMATWFAAETLMGSSSEAYKYGLQGVIFDPFGATMCLFLSGLLIVRLARRAQYVTIMDFFQQRYGTTMSVVGTIAQIIGYFGWTAAQIVAGGAILQALLGWDLSVGMVMVAGIVTIYTMAGGLWADTALDFMQMFLTMGGLLIIFTGILWGVGGFDNFLGMAGAQYTDYPFAMGPTEAEGYLGYSGHMGWFYYAAAWMAIGLGSIPAQDYLQRTCAAKNENVAVKSTYIAAFLYITFGVLSPFIGMAAYSAIGPDIQAEQTQFVLISMAMKYLHPILTALFVAALASALMSTSDSSMLAGATMFTENIVKVFKPDLSDKAQLFLTRAALMVSGVLSLMIALWAETIYELAVLANTCILVGMVAPYVIGLYWKKANHIGALASFFSGSISWGLLSVYYYNAPGTGTFAICEGDLYCSLWDAVYIASTPAFLISVVAFIVTSLATGKIDPPKILKNIYGKPVDMKHALGWSHLNKEPKEATAAD
- a CDS encoding aldehyde ferredoxin oxidoreductase family protein — its product is MPNGYNGKILHVDLTNGAFTVEEPDEAFYRKYLGGSAMGMHYILRDMPKGADPLGPENILTLFTGVTTGAAISGQSRINANAKSPISGGIGDSQGGGFFPAEMKFAGFDGIVLKGKSAKPVYLWIKDGEYELRDGAHLMGKITGEVEGILKKELGDDKIEILQHGPAAENGVLFSSLVSMSNRNNGRTGMGLVMASKNLKAVVVRGKKKPTLANSKALAALNKTGPKILPDNPDMPGLAEEGTATVVLFQNTIGSLPTRNYNEGQFEHCEDISGTRMKETVLKDRDTCYACVVRCKRVVEIKDGAYRVDPKYGGAEYETLGTFGSYCGINDMAAINLANQMCNEYGVDTIAAGATIAFAMECFEKGVITKEQAGGLDLKFGNADAMLKALEMMLKGEGDLGRTLGMGSERAAKKWGNGADEFLITVKGAEAPAHMPQAKRSLALIYAVNPFGADHQSSEHDPYYEEGVADLNLNRLKLLGLGTPQPGYSLTEEKVRFAYLTEVFYSMLDSVELCQFVFGPAWTLYGPAETVEMINAVTGWGMTVDDLMAVGARRLNLFRVFNAREGLNRNADKLPKKFFKQLQGTGPTAGIALTHEEVDSALNAYYKFAGWTNDGIPTRETLKKHDVEWAADYLPA